The genome window GTGGGGCGGCCGCCCCGGGAGCCGACGATCCCGCGGGCCATCACGTGCGCCTTCGCATACGGGTCCCAGTGTGAGACGGCGACCACCTCGTCCGAGGGCAGCCGCACCACGGCGACCTGCACGTGGTCCACGAGTGCTGCCTCCGCCCACAGGGGCTCGAGCGCCTCGAGCGGGCAGACCGGCTGCCAGTCGGTGGTGGCGTGGGTGGCGGAGGTGGCGGGTTGGGTCGCGGGGTGCACAGCCGTGAGTGTCATGGACCCACCGTACGAATCGGTTGTTTCCGTGAGTCTCGCGGGATGTTTCACGCGTGCAACGTTGTGCTCTCCCCGCCCCTGGCCACCGGTGTGAGAGCCACGTCATGCAGCCGTTACACGAGGGACACGGCCGGGAAACCGCCGGCTCGTAGCGTCGATGGCCTACGACGCAAGGGGATGGACTCATGACCGTGCAACCCGACCAGCAGCCCGACCAACCGCCCGCAGGGCGATCCGCGGAGCACCACACAGGGCGAACCACCGAGCGGCCGGCCCTCCGGACGATCGCCGTGATCGGCGGTGGCCCGGCTGCCCATCGGCTGGTCGAGGCGCTGTTGGCCCGCAGCGGGGACGACCTCCGGATCGAGGTCTTCGCCGAGGAACCCTGGGCTCCCTATGACCGGGTGGCGCTGTCCCGGCGGTTCACGGATCCCCAGGACCCACTGGCCCTGGAGCCCCTGCCGGCCGGGGACTCCCGCCTCAAGCTGCACGTCGGTTGCCGGGTCACCGGGATCGACCCTGAGGCGCGGACCCTCACGGCCCTCAACGTCGGCAGTACCGGGAATGCCGCCGGAGACGAATCCATCCTGCCCTGGGACGAGCTGGTCCTGGCCACCGGCAGTGACGCCGCCCGGCCGGCGATCCCCGGGGCCGGGGACATGACCGTCTACCGGACCATCGAGGACGTGGACCGGTTGCGGCAGCACGTGGCGGACTTGGCCGAGCGGCTCGGGCGCACTCCACGCGCGGCCGTGATCGGCGGCGGCCTGTTGGGACTGGAGGCGGCCGGTGGCTTGCGGGTGCTCGGCGCGGACGTCACCGTCGTCCACTCCCGGCCCTGGGTCATGAACGCCCAGCTGGACGAGTTCGGCGGACGGACGCTGAACCGCCTGCTGCGCGGTCAGGGATACGTCCTGCGGCTCGGCGAACGCCCCAGCGCCCTCGAGAGGTCGGCCCGGGGAGATGTCCTGCGCTTCCCCTCCGGCGAGGACCTCGAGGTGGACCTGGTGGTCGCGGCCACGGGGATCACAGCGCGGGACGAACTCGGAGCGGGGATCCTCGAACTCGGTCCACGGGGCGGGTTCGCCATCGACGAGCGGTGCGCCACCTCGGCACCGCACGTGTGGGCCATCGGCGAGGCCGCCAGTTTCGAGGGCGAGTGCATGGGCCTGGTCGCACCGGCCAACACGATGGCAGAGGTGGTCGCCGACCGACTGTGCGGCGGGACCGGCACGTTCCCCGGCTTCGACACGGCGGCCAAGCTCAAGCTCTCCGGGCTGGACGTGGCCAGCTTCGGCGACGGCTTCGCCTCAGCCCCCGGCGCCCTCGAGGTCGTCTACGCGGATCCCACCGGCGGCCTCTACCAGAAGCTCGTGGTGTCCGAGGATGCCCGCACGCTGCTCGGGGGGATCTTCGTGGGCGATGCCACCCCCTATGCGTCCTTGCGGCCGTTGCTGGGGCGGGAGCTTCCCGGGGAGGCGGGGGCCTTCCTGTCCGCCGCCGGCAACGGGGCGCCCGTGGACCTGCAGATGCCGGACGACGCCCAGATCTGCTCCTGCCGGGACGTCAGTGCCGGCGATCTGCGCGCCGCCGTGTGCGGCGGCTGCCCGGACCTCGGGGCACTCAAGGCGTGCACCGGCGTCGGGACCCAGTGTGGTTCCTGCCTGCCCGCGGCCCAGAAGGTCATGGAGCAGCAGATGGCCGAGCTGGGAATGGAGGTCTCCACGGCGCTGTGTGAGCACTTCGCCCTGTCCCGGTCCGAGATGTTCGAGGCCGTCCGCACCACGCGGCTGACCACGTTCAGCGAGATCGTCGCCCGTTTCGGCACCCCGGCGGACCCGTCCGTGAACCTCGGCTGTGATCTCTGCAAGCCCGTGGCGGCCTCGGTTCTGGCCACCCTCCATGGGGAGTACATCCTCGGCGGGGACCGCGGCGGCCTGCAGGACACCAATGACCGTGCGCTGGCGAACATGCAGAAGGACGGCACCTACTCGGTGGTCCCCCGCATCCCGGCCGGCGAGATCACGCCCGCCAAGCTCGCGGTGATCGCCGAGGTCGCCGGGGACTATGGGCTCTACACCAAGATCACCGGCGCCCAGCGGATCGACCTGTTCGGGGCCCGCCTGGATCAGCTGCCTGGCATCTGGGAGCGCCTGGTGGCGGCCGGGTTCGAGTCCGGCCAGGCCTACGGCAAGGCATTGCGCAACGTGAAGTCCTGCGTGGGCTCCACGTGGTGCCGCTTCGGCGTGCAGGATTCCGTGGCCATGGCCATCACGCTCGAGGAGCGGTACCGGGGCCTGCGCTCCCCCCACAAGATGAAGTTCGGCGTCTCCGGCTGCGCCCGTGAGTGTGCCGAGGCCCGCGGGAAGGACGTCGGCGTCATCGCCACGAGTGAGGGCTGGAACATGTACGTGGGCGGCAACGGCGGAGCCACCCCGGCCCACGCCCAGCTGCTGGCCAAGGACCTCGACGACGAGACGCTGCTGCGGTACATCGACCGGTACGTGGTCTACTACATCCGCACCGCCGAACGGCTCCAGCGCACCGCCCGGTGGATGGAGGAACTGCCCGGGGGCCTCGACCACGTCCATGATGTGGTGGTCAAGGACTCCCTGGGGATCGCCTCTGACCTGGAGCAGGTCGTGGCCGAACACCTGGAGACCTACCGGGACGAGTGGGCGGCGACCCTCGAGGACCCCGAACGGCTGCGTCGCTTCCGCGGCTTCGTCAACGCACCGGAATCACCGGGCCTGCCAGACGCACCGGAGGCCGGCCCCGTCGTGGTGGCAGGCCCACGGATCCCGGTGCGGGGAGGCCAGCGATGAGCCCGGCAACGGACATGGAATTGGCCCCCGGGAGCGTGGCCCTCGTCGGTGGGGGGCCGGGTGCGGCCGACCTCCTGACGGTGCGGGCGATGCGCCTGCTGCGGCAGGCCGACGTCGTGTACTTCGATCGGCTGGCCCCGAGCGATGACCTGGCCGTCTGGGCCCCCCGGGCCCGGCTGGAGGACGTCGGCAAGCGGCCCGGGCACCACAGGGTCCCGCAGCCGGAGATCAACCGGCTGCTCGTGGCCTCGGCACTGGCCGGGCTGCGCGTGGTCCGCCTCAAGGGCGGGGACCCCTTCGTGTTCGGCCGCGGCAGTGAGGAGGCCGCCGCCTGCGAGCAGGCCGGGGTGCCCGTGACCGTGGTCCCGGGCATCACCTCGGCCGTGTCCGTGCCGGCCGCGGCGGGGATCCCGGTCACCGCTCGCGGGATCAGCAAGTCCTTCACGGTCGTCTCCGGCCACGACCCCCTCAGCGAGGAGGAACTGGCCGGGTTGGCCCAGCTGGGCGGGCAGGGAGGGACGGTGGTGGTGCTCATGGGCATCGGCACCCTGGGCCACACCGCCGCCGGCCTGATGCGGCACGGGTTGGACGCCCGGACGCCGGCAGGCCTCGTGGAACGCGGTTGCACCCCTCAGCAGCGGGTCTGCCTGGCCCCGCTCGAGACGATCCTGCTGGCCTCGGCGGTGGAGGGCATCGCCTCACCGGCCGTGCTGGTCATCGGCGAGGTGGTGCGGCTGGCCCCCGGTGCAGAACTGCCCTGGTCCGGGCTGACAAGTTTGGCGGGGCTCACTGGGCTGACCGGTCTCGTGGACAACGCATGAGTGAGCCGACCACCGTGGCCTCCGTGGCTCCGGCCCTGCCCCCGACGCTCGCCGGCTTCCGGATCGGCGTCACCTCGGACCGGCGCAGCGAGGAGCTCATCAGTGCCTTCGAACGCCGCGGTGCCGAGGTGATGCACGCCCCGGCCCTGCGGATCGCCCCGCTGACGGAATCCGTGACCCTGCACCGGGACACCCGCCGTGTCATCGGGGCCCTGCCGGACTATGCCGTCATCACCACCGCGTATGGGATGCGCCGGTGGATGGAGGCCGCGGACGCCTACGGTCTCGGCACGGACCTGCACCGCACCCTCGCTGCCGCCGCCATCCTCGTCCGGGGTTCCAAGGCCCGCGGTGCCGTCCGGGCCGCTGGACTCGACGACGTCGGCTCACCCGAGGACGAGCGAACGGCGTCCGTGGTGGACCTGCTCCTGGCACGGAACCTGTCCGGTCGCACCGTGGCCTTCCAGCTGCACGGGATGCTGGACCATCACCAGATCGCCCGGCTGGAGAAGGCCGGCGCCCGGGTGCTGACGGTGATGCCCTACACGTGGGCCCGGCCCACGGAGGACTCGGCGCTCCTGCGGATGATCGAGGCCGCCATCGACCGCCAGCTCGATGTGCTCACCTTCACGGCGGCCCCGGCGGTGGAGGCCTTCCTCGCCGTGGCCCAGCAGTACGGACGGCTGGACCCCCTCCTCGAGGCGTTGCGGACGGATGTGGCGACGGCCGTCGTCGGGAAGGTCACCGCCGGGCCGCTGCACGAGGCAGGACTCCAACCGCTGATTCCCTCCCGGTGGCGCCTCGGCGCGATGATCCGGTTGGTGTGCGATCACCTGGAGCAGCAGCAGGTCCTGCGCATCCGGACCCAGTGGGGTCCCGTGGAGATCCGCGGCGCGCAGGTGCACCTGGTGGATCACGCGGCCGATCCCGTTCAGCTCGCCCCGGGGCCGATGGCCCTGCTGCGTGAACTGGTGGGCGCCCAGGGAGCCGTGCTCTCACGCGGGCACCTGCTGGAGGCCCTGCGCCACTGCGAATCCGAGCATGCCCTGGAGATGCTGGTGTGGCGGCTGCGCCAGCAGTTGCCGGTTCCTGGACTGGTGGCCACCGTGGTCAAGCGAGGCTACCGGCTGGCAGTCTGACCGGCGGTCCCGCCAGCAGCGCCTCGATCCGGCCCCGGCACGTCCCACAGCCGGTTCCCGCGCCGCAACGGCCGCCGACCTCGTCCACGGTGGCGCACTCCATGGCCGCCTCGTGGACCTGTCCGGCGGTAGCCCCCGAACACCGGCACAGCACGTCCTCCGGTCCCAGCTCGCGGTCAGCGGCGGCGTGCTCCGTCGCCAGTAACGCGGAGCGATCCGCCACGGGCAGGGTCCCGGTGAGGGCGTGCCGGGAGAGTTCCGCGGCCGAGCGGGGCAGGCCGATGGCCACGAAGCCCAGCAACCGGGACCCCTGCGTGACGATACGCAGGTACTGTCCCGCCACCGGGTCCGCCCAGGTGGACACGCTCGGGCCCTGCGGATCCCATGGGTCTGCGGTGAGATCACCCGCGCAGGCCACGGACAGCGTGTGGGACTTCACCACGATGGGGTCCAGGCGGCTGGTCGAGGCCGGGGTGCCGGGAGTGGGCCTGGGGACGGGGCGGCCAGCGGCATCGCGTTCCACCGCCTCCGGGACGCCGGCCTCGGTCCGGAGGGCACCGGCGGCGGCACGGGCCTGGTCCCAGCCTGGCCCGATGAGTCCACTCGACCGGGCCCCCAGGACCGCGGCACAGTCGCCCACCGCGAAGACGGACGGATCATCCGGGCAGCGCCCGTTCCGGTCCACCACGATTCCGCCGCGGGGCAGTGTGTCCAGTCCGGCGGCCGCGGCGAGCTCGTCACGGGGGCGAACCCCCGTGCAGGCCACGAGCAGGGTGGCCGGGATCCGGCGCCCCTGGGTGGTGCGGATCGCGGTGAGGTGGGGGACGCCGTCGTGCACGGTGGCCCGGTCCTGTGCTCGGGCGGCGACCACGAGTTCCTGCACCCCGCAGTCCGGCCGGACCTGGATGCCGGCGGCGAGGAGCTGGCGCAGCAGCAGCCGGCCGGAGTCGGGATCGAGCTGACCGCCCAGGGGAACGTGGCCGCGGTGCAGCAGGGTGACCGCGGCACCGACCTCGGCGAGCGCCAGGGCCGCCTCCACGCCGAGGACGCCGCCACCGAGCACCACCACCGGCTCGGCGTCCCGCACCGCCTGGTGCAGGCGCCGGGCCTCGGCCAGGTCCCGCAGCGCCATGACGCCGACCGGACGGACCCCGGCAGCCGCCGGGACGGAGATGCCCCGTCCCACGGAGCCGGAGACCGGGAAGTCCGGGATGACGGCCTGGGCGCCGGTCGCCAGCACGAGCCGGTCATAGGGAACTGAGGCGCCAGGGGTCCCGTCGAGAATCGCGGTCTTCCGGTCCCGGTCGAGGGCCACCACCTTGACCCCGCACCGGACCACGACGCCGGCCAGCTCCCCGTCCTGCGCGTCGAGCAGGGACAGGGCGGCGCCGTCGACGCGGCCGCTGGCCACGTCCCCCAGGCGGATCCGCTGGTAGGCCGGGACGGGCTCCTCCCCCAGGATCGTCACGTGGGCCGCGCCCGCCTCCAGGGCCGGGCGCAGCTCCTGGACGAGCCGGGCCGCCACCGGCCCGCCACCCACCACGACGATCCGCAGGGGCCCGCGGCTCATGACGGTGCCCCGTCCACGGATGGCGCAGGGTGCAAGGTCACGGGGGTGTTCTTGAACTCCGGCATCTGGCTCTGGGGATCCAGTAAGCCGGCCGTCAGCCGGTTCGCGGCGCCCCGGCCAGCGAAGTGGAAGGGGACGAACACGGTGTCCGTGCGCAGGCCGGCATCGAACACCACGCGGGCCTGCATGCTCCCCAACGTACTGCGCAGTTCGGCGTGGGCGCCCTCGACCAGCCGGAGCCCGCCAGCCGTGGCGGGGTGGACGCTGACGGTGGCCTCGGGGTGCACGCTGAGCAGGTCCGGCACCCGGCGCGTCTGGGTCCCGGACTGGTAGTGCTCCATCAGCCGTCCGGTGGTCAAAGTGATTCCCTGGGCCGAGGGAGGCTGCGGGTCCCGGACAAGGATCGGCCCGAGATGTGCTTTGCCGTCCGGGTGGCCGAAGGACTCGGTGAAGACTCGCGGGGTGCCGATCACCGGTTCGCCGCTGACGGTGACCTCCTGGGTGCCGGGGTGGGTGCCGGGGTCGTGATCGTCGAGGGGCCAGTAGGCGGCGACCTCGCCGAGACGATCCCAGGCCACGCCGGAGTAGTCGGCCCGGGAGCCCGCCGTCACCCGGCGGATCTCCTCGAAGACCTCGGTGGGTTCCGAGGCCAGCGGCACGGCACTGCCCAGGCGGCGGGCGAGTTCGGCGAGGATCCAGAGCTCGGAGCGGGCCCCCTCCGGTCCGTCCACGGCCCGGGAGCGACGCAGTAGGCGGCCCTCGAGGTTGGTCAGGGTGCCGTCCTCCTCAGCCCACTGCAGGACGGGCAGGACGACGTCCGCGAACTCCGCCGTCTCGGACCGGAAGAAGTCGCAGACCACCAGCAGCTCCAGGGCCCGCAGCCCCTCCTGGACGTGCTGGACGTCCGGGGCGGAGACCGCCACGTTGGCACCGTGCACCAGAAGGGCCTTCACGCCGTGCTCGGTCCCGAGGGTGTGGAGCAGTTGGGTGGCCGCCAGGCCGGGTCCGGGCAGGGCATCCGCCGGGAGGCCCCAGTGCCGGGCCGTGACCTCGCGGTCGGCCGGGTCGGTGATGGAGCGCAGGCCGGGCAGCTGGTCCGCCTTCTGGCCCATCTCCCGTCCGCCCTGGCCGTTGCCCTGACCGGTGAGGGTGCCGTAGCCGCCGTGCCGGGTGCCGGGCAGGCCGAGGAGCAGGGCCAGACTGATGGCCGCCTTGGCGGTGTCCGTCCCGTCCCGGTGCTGTTCCACGCCGCGGCCGGTGAGGATGAAGACCGGATCCCCACCGGACTTCGACGCGCGGGCGGCCGCCGCCAGGTGCCTCGCCAGCCAGCGGATGCGCCCGGCCGATACCCCGGAGACGCTCTGGCCCCGCTCCGGCCACCAGTCAGCGACAGAGCGGCGGAAGGATGACAGTCCCGTGGTCCGGCGGGACAGGTAGTCCTCGTCCGCGAGTCCCTCGGCGAGGAGCACGTGGGCCACGGACAGCAAGAGGGGCAGATCCCCGCCGGGGGCCGGGGCCAGGTGGTGCCCGGCGCCATCCCCGGTGAGCTGCGCGGTGGCCGAGCGGCGGGGGTCCACCACGATCAGTCCGCCGTGGCTGCGGGCCTTCTCCAGGTGCTGAACGAAGGGCGGCATGGTGTCCGCCACGTTGGATCCCAGGAGCAGCACGGTGCAGGCCGTATCCAGGTCGGTCAGCGGGAACGGCAGGCCGCGGTCCAGGCCGAGGACCTCGGTGGCGGCCTTGGCGGCGGAGGCCATGCAGAACCGCCCGTTGTAGTCGATCCGGGAGGTGCGCAGCGCGGTCCTCGCGAACTTGCCCAGGGTGTAGGCCTTCTCATTGGTCAGCGAGCCTGAGCCGAAGACCCCGATGGCGTCCCGGCCGTGGCGCTGCTGGAGGGCCGTGATCCGGGAGGCCACGAGGTCCAGGGCCTCGTCCCAGGTGGCCTCGCGCAGGGGTGCACTGTCCCGGTTCGCTCTGCCGCGAGGGACGCGGTCCCGGATCAGCGGGGTGGTGAGCCGGTCCGGTCGGTCCCCCAGCAGCACGGCGGAGGTGGCACCCTTGCGGCAGAGCCGGCCACGGTTGGTCGGGAACTCGGCGCCCGTGACGGTGATGGGGCTGGCGGCGGGACTGGCGGCGGGCTCGACGGTCAGGGTCATCGAGCACTGGAGCGCGCAGTACGGGCAGTGCGTCCGGGTGGCTGTGGCTGTGGCTGCAGGGGCGGGCGAGGGGGGTGGGCGAGGGGGTGGCCAGCTCAGACATTGGCTCGGGCCAGGGCCGTGCCGGGGCGGCGGTAGACGAGGTAGGTGAACACGGCCAGTCCCAGGTACACGGCGGCGAGGACCCAGAAGGCGGCGTCGAAGGAACCGTTCGCGGTGTGGGAGGCCCGGAGTACCTGCGGGATCATGAAGCCGCCGAAGCCGCCGACGGCCCCGATCAGGCCGAGGGCGGCGGAGGCCTTGCGCTCATGGCCGACCGGGTCCCCGGCGGGGACGGTCAGGCGGAACACCAGCGGGATCATCCGGTAGCTGGAGCCGTTGGCGATGCCGGTGAGGGTGAACAACGCCAGGAACAGGCCCAGGTAGAGCCAGAAGTTCTGCCACGGCAGGGTGAGCACCACGGCGGCGGTCACGGCGGACATCGCGATGAAGCAGCCCAGGGTGACGCGGGCCCCGCCGCGGCGGTCGGCCAGCCTGCCGCCGAAGGGCCGGGCCAGGGAACCGACGAGCGGCCCCAGGAAGGCCATCGAGATGGCGGCACCCCAGAGTTCCAGACTCGTGAACGCGGGGAACATGAGCGAGATGAGGGTGGGGAACACGGAACCGAAGCCCATGAACGAACCGAACGTCCCGATGTAGATCACGGAGATCAGCCACAGGTGCGGCTCGCGCAGGGTGGACAGCGAGCCCCTCAGGTCGTTGCGGGCGTGGGAGAGGTTGTGCATGTAGCGGTGCGCGCCCCACGCGGCGAGCAGGATGAACGGGATCCAGATCAGCCCGGCCATGGGCAGGTTCGGCCCGAAGGTCCCGAAGGCCAGCAGGGTGACGGCGAGGGGGACGAGGAACTGGGCCACTGCCACGCCGATGTTGCCGCCGGCCGCATTGAGCCCGAGGGCGGCCCCCTTCTCGCGGGCCGGGAAGAAGAAGGTGATGTTGGCCATGGAGCTGGCGAAGTTGCCGCCGCCGAAACCGGCCAGGGCGGCCACGAGGTAGAGCACCCACACCGGGGTCTCGGGGGTGGACAGCGCGAAGGCGAGGGCCGTCGTCGGGATCAAGAGCAACAGCGCGGAGATGACGGTCCAGTTGCGGCCGCCGAACAGGGCCACGGTGAAGCTGTAGGGCACCCGCAGCACCGCGCCGACGAGCGGTGGCAGGGAGACGAGCCAGAACTGCTGGGAGGTGCTCAGGTCGAAGCCGGCGGCAGGCAGGAAGACGACGGTGACGGACCAGAGCTGCCAGACGGCGAACCCGAGGAACTCGCAGAACACGGACCAGTGGAGGTTACGCCGGGCGGCAGACCGTCCGGGGCCGTTCCAGAAGTCTGGGTGTTCCGGTTGCCAGTTGCTGATCCAGCGGCCGGGGCCCATGACGAGCCGGTCCGTGGGTGGTGCCTCGGTGGTGCTCGGGGTGCTGTCCGTGCCGGCTGGTGTGCTGGTGATGGCCATGACGTCACCCTGCCAAGAGGGTGTTTCCGTCAGCGTCGCCGGAAGATTTCCGCGAGGGAAAAGGTATCTCACCGGGTGCCGGGAACGGGGTGAGACGAGGGTGAGACGAAAGAGGACCCGGATCCTCGCCGAGGGTCCAGGTCCTGTTCCGTAGCGGCGGGGGGACTCGATCCCCCGACCTCACGATTATGAGTCGTGCGCTCTAACCAGCTGAGCTACGCCGCCATGGAATGAGTCAGCCCGTGGCCGCGACATCTCGCAACGCACGGGCTCTCATTCAGAGCCCCGACCGGGAATCGATCCCGGGACCTCAGTCTTACCAAGACTGCGCTCTACCACTGAGCTATCGGGGCAACGACGTGAAACTCTACCAGCGATTTCCGTACGAATGAAATCGAGGTGGTTCCACGGTCGTTCGGCCGATTTTCACCGACCTCTTACCAGTCAGTACCCGTCAGTACCGGTCGCGTGAGGGCTTCTCGAAGGACTTTCGACCGCCCTTGAATCCAGCCTTGCCGCCGCCCTTGTGACCGCCGTAGCCGCCCTTGTGGCCACCCTTGTAGCCTCCGCCACCGGAGCGGAAGGGCTTGCCCTCGCGCTCGGCGTTCGTCGGACGGCCGGAGTCCTTCTGGATCTCGATCGGGCGGCCGTTGATGGTGGTGTTGCCCAGGGCGTCCCACTGCTGGCTGGTCAGGTCCGCCGGCAACTCCACGAGGGCGTGGTTGGAGCGGATGTCGATGTGGCCGATCTGGTTGGAACGCAGTCCGGCCTCGTTGGCGAGGGCGCCCACGATGTTGCCCGGCTGCACGCGGTCCTGACGGCCCAGGGAGATCCGGTAGGTGGCATTGCCCTCGGCCGGGCCGCGCTGCGGACCGCGGGAGCCGCGTCCGTCACGATCGCCACGGTCCTCACGTCCACCGCGCTCCGTCCTGGCCGGGGGCATGTCCTGCTCCTCGGCCAGCAGCGGGCGGCCGCCCTGGGCCATCTTGGCGAGCGCCGCGGCCACGTCCTCGGCGTTGACGTCGTTCTCCTCCACGTAGGAGTCGATGAGTCCGCGGAACACGTCCAGGTCGCCCGCCGAGAGAGTCTCGGTGATCTGGGCGCTGAAACGGCCCAGACGTGAGTTGTTGACGTCTGCCACGGAGGGCATGTTCATCTGCTCCACGGTCTGGCGGGTGGCCTTCTCGATGGCTCGCAGCAGGTACTTCTCGCGAGGGGTCATGAACAGCACGGCATCTCCGGAGCGCCCGGCGCGGCCGGTACGGCCGATGCGGTGGACGTAGCCCTCGGTGTCATGCGGGATGTCGTAGTTGATGACGTGGCTGATCCGCTCCACGTCGAGGCCGCGGGCCGCCACGTCGGTGGCGACCAGGATGTCGATGCGGCCCGAACGCAGGTTGTCCACGGTCTTCTCGCGCTGGTTCTGCGCCACGTCGCCGGAGATCGCCGCGGCCCGGAAGCCACGGGCGTTGAGCTTGGTGGTGAGCTCCTCGGTGGCGTTGCGGGTGCGGACGAAGGCGATGACGCCGTCATGCTCCTCGGTCTCGAGGATGCGCGTCATGGCCTCGAGCTTCCAGGAGCCGGTGACCTGCATGAAGCGCTGGCGGATGTTGCCGGCCGTGGTGTTCTTCGCGGCGACCGAGACCTCGACGGGGTTGTTGAGGTACTTGCCGGAGATCCGCTGGATGGCGCGCGGCATGGTGGCGGAGAACAGGGCGGTCTGCTTCTGGTCCGGGGTGGCGGACAGGATCTGGTCCACTTCCTCGGCGAAGCCCATGCGGAGCATCTCGTCGGCCTCGTCCAGGACCATGTACTGCAGGTTGGACAGGTCCAGGGAGCCCTTGGACAGGTGGTCGATCACGCGGCCGGGGGTGCCGACGACCACCTGGGCGCCACGGCGCAGGCCGGAGAGCTGGGGGCCGTAGGGGGCGCCGCCGTACACGGGGAGCACGGTCACGCCCTTGATGTGCTTGGCGTAGGTGGTGAAGGCCTCGGCGACCTGCAGGGCCAGCTCGCGGGTCGGGGCCAGCACGAGGATCTGCGGGGTGTTGGCCGGGCCGTTGACGTCAGCGGTCTCGGCCAGGCGGGACAGGGCCGGAACGGCGAACGCGGCGGTCTTGCCCGTGCCGGTCTGGGCCAGGCCCACCACGTCACGGCCGCTGAGCAGCAGCGGGATGGTCTGGGCCTGGATCGGCGAGGGGTTCTCATAGCCGAGGTCGGAGATGGCGGCGAGGACGCGGCCATCGATGCCGAGATCAGCGAACGCGGGGATGCCCGACTCTGCCGACTCTGCCGACTCGGTGTTCTCGGCGTTCTCGGTGTTTTCCGAGTTCTCGGCGTTCTGGATGGTTTCGTTTTGGGCGTGTTCAGACACGGTATTTCCTCACGGGGATCGGTGATTGCGGCCGGTTGGGTGCCGCAACGCATCGGATTGGTTCTCTCCGGTGCTCCCCGTGGCGTGGTCCAACATCACGCCCGTTCCATTTCTCCTGGCGGTCCCCGCCCTGCCGGTTCCGTTGGCGTTCCGGGCCGCAGGGGCGGCACAGTTCAACAGCGGAGGAACGGAAGGGGGTTCGGGACCGGCCGCCCGCGCAGCCGACACGTTGCCGAAAGCGGGCCACACAACTTGATGCCTTGCTGCCGTATTCAACAGCGGGGCATGCACAGGGGATTTGACCGGAATGGTCCCCCAAGTCTAACGCATCACGGCGGCCGAGGGATCGGGCCGAACAGTTAGGCTCGTCACGTGCCCGAGCAGACCCCTGGACAGCAATCCCCTGGCCCACAGCCCCACCATCGTTTCGCCCGTGCCGCAGGCCGTGCGACCCGTTCCTTCCTCGATGCTTCCCGGGACGACGCCGAACGCGTCCGCGCAGAGCGCCGGGAACAGGAGGACCGCCGCGCGGCCGAACAGCACGCTGCGGCTG of Citricoccus sp. K5 contains these proteins:
- a CDS encoding molybdopterin oxidoreductase family protein produces the protein MTLTVEPAASPAASPITVTGAEFPTNRGRLCRKGATSAVLLGDRPDRLTTPLIRDRVPRGRANRDSAPLREATWDEALDLVASRITALQQRHGRDAIGVFGSGSLTNEKAYTLGKFARTALRTSRIDYNGRFCMASAAKAATEVLGLDRGLPFPLTDLDTACTVLLLGSNVADTMPPFVQHLEKARSHGGLIVVDPRRSATAQLTGDGAGHHLAPAPGGDLPLLLSVAHVLLAEGLADEDYLSRRTTGLSSFRRSVADWWPERGQSVSGVSAGRIRWLARHLAAAARASKSGGDPVFILTGRGVEQHRDGTDTAKAAISLALLLGLPGTRHGGYGTLTGQGNGQGGREMGQKADQLPGLRSITDPADREVTARHWGLPADALPGPGLAATQLLHTLGTEHGVKALLVHGANVAVSAPDVQHVQEGLRALELLVVCDFFRSETAEFADVVLPVLQWAEEDGTLTNLEGRLLRRSRAVDGPEGARSELWILAELARRLGSAVPLASEPTEVFEEIRRVTAGSRADYSGVAWDRLGEVAAYWPLDDHDPGTHPGTQEVTVSGEPVIGTPRVFTESFGHPDGKAHLGPILVRDPQPPSAQGITLTTGRLMEHYQSGTQTRRVPDLLSVHPEATVSVHPATAGGLRLVEGAHAELRSTLGSMQARVVFDAGLRTDTVFVPFHFAGRGAANRLTAGLLDPQSQMPEFKNTPVTLHPAPSVDGAPS
- a CDS encoding MFS transporter; translated protein: MAITSTPAGTDSTPSTTEAPPTDRLVMGPGRWISNWQPEHPDFWNGPGRSAARRNLHWSVFCEFLGFAVWQLWSVTVVFLPAAGFDLSTSQQFWLVSLPPLVGAVLRVPYSFTVALFGGRNWTVISALLLLIPTTALAFALSTPETPVWVLYLVAALAGFGGGNFASSMANITFFFPAREKGAALGLNAAGGNIGVAVAQFLVPLAVTLLAFGTFGPNLPMAGLIWIPFILLAAWGAHRYMHNLSHARNDLRGSLSTLREPHLWLISVIYIGTFGSFMGFGSVFPTLISLMFPAFTSLELWGAAISMAFLGPLVGSLARPFGGRLADRRGGARVTLGCFIAMSAVTAAVVLTLPWQNFWLYLGLFLALFTLTGIANGSSYRMIPLVFRLTVPAGDPVGHERKASAALGLIGAVGGFGGFMIPQVLRASHTANGSFDAAFWVLAAVYLGLAVFTYLVYRRPGTALARANV
- a CDS encoding DEAD/DEAH box helicase — protein: MSEHAQNETIQNAENSENTENAENTESAESAESGIPAFADLGIDGRVLAAISDLGYENPSPIQAQTIPLLLSGRDVVGLAQTGTGKTAAFAVPALSRLAETADVNGPANTPQILVLAPTRELALQVAEAFTTYAKHIKGVTVLPVYGGAPYGPQLSGLRRGAQVVVGTPGRVIDHLSKGSLDLSNLQYMVLDEADEMLRMGFAEEVDQILSATPDQKQTALFSATMPRAIQRISGKYLNNPVEVSVAAKNTTAGNIRQRFMQVTGSWKLEAMTRILETEEHDGVIAFVRTRNATEELTTKLNARGFRAAAISGDVAQNQREKTVDNLRSGRIDILVATDVAARGLDVERISHVINYDIPHDTEGYVHRIGRTGRAGRSGDAVLFMTPREKYLLRAIEKATRQTVEQMNMPSVADVNNSRLGRFSAQITETLSAGDLDVFRGLIDSYVEENDVNAEDVAAALAKMAQGGRPLLAEEQDMPPARTERGGREDRGDRDGRGSRGPQRGPAEGNATYRISLGRQDRVQPGNIVGALANEAGLRSNQIGHIDIRSNHALVELPADLTSQQWDALGNTTINGRPIEIQKDSGRPTNAEREGKPFRSGGGGYKGGHKGGYGGHKGGGKAGFKGGRKSFEKPSRDRY